The following proteins come from a genomic window of Canis lupus dingo isolate Sandy chromosome 20, ASM325472v2, whole genome shotgun sequence:
- the PLIN4 gene encoding perilipin-4 isoform X5 has translation MSAQDEGGRDPPKPKGKILGSFLGSLPGFSSARNLMASAHGSAKEARPAADPAGASAQPGNDAATALEQTASGEKLLPPSDKMISGAKDLVCSKMTKTKGAISSGMANMVDTAKGVVQGGLGMTRSALTGTKETVAGGVTSAVNVAKDTVQTGLDTTKTVLTGTKDTVCTGMTGAMNVAKGAVQTGMDTSKAVLTGTKDTVCTGMTGAMNVAKGAVQGGLDTSKAVLTGTKDAVSTGVTGAMNMAKGTVQTGLDTTKTVLTGTKDTVCTGMTGAMNVAKGAVQGGLDTSKSILTGTKDAVSTGMTGAMNMAKGTVQTGLDTTKTVLTGTKDTVCTGMTGAMNVAKGAVQTGLDTSKAVLTGTKDAVSTGVTGAMNMAKGTVQTGLDTTKTVLTGTKDTVGTGMTGAMNVAKGAVQTGLDTSKAVLTGTKDAVSTGVTGAMDMAKGTVQTGLDTTKTVLTGTKDTVCTGMIGAMNVAKGAVQTGMDTSKAVLTGTKDAVSTGVTGAMNMAKGTVQTGLDTTKTVLTGTKDTVCTGMTGAMNMAKGAVQTGMDTSKAVLSGTKDTLSTGLTGALGAAKGTVQTGLDTTKTVLTGTKDTVCTGMTGAMNVAKGAVQTGMDTSKAVLSGTKDTLSTGLTGALGVAKGTVQTGLDTTKTVLTGTKDTVCTGMTGAMNVAKGAVQTGMDTSKAVLSGTKDAVSTGVTGAMNMAKGAVQTGLDTTKTVLTGTKDTVCTGMTGAMNVAKGAVQGGLDTSKAVLTGTKDAVSTGVTGAMNMAKGTVQTGLDTTKTVLTGTKDTVCTGMTGAMNVAKGAVQTGMDTSKAVLTGTKDTLSTGLTGALGVAKGTVQTGLDTTKTVLTGTKDTVCTGMTGAMNVAKGAVQTGMDTSKAVLTGTKDAVSTGMTGAMNVAKGAVQTGMDTSKAVLTGTKDAVSTGVTGAMNMAKGTVQTGLDTTKTVLTGTKDTVCTGMTGAMNVAKGAVQTGMDTSKAVLSGTKDAVSTGVTGAMNMAKGTVQTGLDTTKTVLTGTKDTVCTGMTGAMNVAKGAVQGGLDTSKSIVTGTKDAVSTGVTGAMDMAKGTFQTGLDTTKTVLTGTKDTVCTGMTSAMNVAKGAVQTGMDTSKAVLSGTKDTLSTGLTGALGVAKGTVQTGLDTTRTVLTGTKDTVCTGMTGAMNVAKGAVQTGLDTSKAVLTGTKDTVSTGVTGAMKMAKGTVQTGLDTTKTVLTGTKDTVCTGMTGAMNVAKGAVQGGLDTSKTILTGTKDAVSTGVTGAMNMAKGTVQTGLDTTKTVLAGTKDTMCTGMTGAMNVAKGAVQGGLDTSKTILTGTKDTLSTGLTGALGVAKGTVQTGLDTTKTVLTGTKETVSTGLSGAGSVAKGAVQTIQSWLPGTQDTVWSGLTSYSGPDKGGKQTILRPLEALSSGVASAPDTLCAGLDLAREATAVATFTQGASPGREDAGPAATTCVPEGAMSFAMLGAELGELGDIFYPMDAKEQAQLAASEPGPKVLTADQGSYFVRLGDLAPGFRQRAFEHALSHLQHGQFQARGALAQLEDSFQVIEKAKQAPEDQSWLDQSPSSRLEEGIPQEVRNEKLRMGVPLVQGHRARPAPNTHTL, from the exons CAGCCACCGCCTTGGAGCAGACGGCCAGCGGGGAGAAGCTGCTGCCACCTTCGGACAAG ATGATCTCTGGGGCAAAGGACCTTGTGTGCTCCAAGATGACCAAGACCAAGGGTGCCATCTCCTCCGGGATGGCCAACATGGTAGACACAGCTAAAGGTGTGGTGCAGGGAGGCCTAGGCATGACCCGGTCTGCACTCACGGGCACCAAGGAGACTGTAGCCGGTGGAGTCACCAGTGCAGTGAATGTGGCCAAGGACACTGTCCAGACTGGTCTGGACACCACCAAGACAGTCCTGACAGGCACCAAAGACACCGTGTGCACTGGGATGACTGGTGCCATGAACGTGGCCAAAGGAGCTGTCCAGACTGGAATGGACACATCAAAGGCTGTCCTGACAGGCACTAAAGACACTGTGTGTACTGGGATGACCGGTGCCATGAATGTGGCCAAAGGAGCTGTCCAAGGAGGTCTGGACACTTCAAAGGCCGTCCTGACTGGCACTAAAGATGCTGTGTCCACTGGGGTGACAGGGGCCATGAACATGGCCAAGGGCACTGTCCAGACTGGTCTGGACACCACCAAGACTGTCCTGACAGGCACCAAAGACACCGTGTGTACCGGGATGACTGGTGCCATGAACGTGGCCAAAGGAGCTGTCCAGGGAGGTCTGGACACTTCAAAGAGTATCCTAACTGGCACCAAAGATGCCGTGTCCACTGGCATGACAGGGGCAATGAACATGGCCAAGGGCACTGTCCAGACTGGTCTGGACACCACCAAGACTGTCCTGACTGGCACCAAAGACACCGTGTGTACCGGGATGACCGGTGCCATGAACGTGGCCAAAGGAGCTGTCCAGACTGGCTTGGACACGTCAAAAGCCGTCCTGACTGGCACCAAAGATGCCGTGTCCACTGGGGTGACAGGGGCCATGAACATGGCCAAGGGCACGGTCCAGACTGGTCTGGACACCACCAAGACTGTCCTGACAGGCACCAAAGACACCGTGGGTACTGGCATGACTGGTGCCATGAACGTGGCCAAAGGAGCTGTCCAGACTGGCTTGGACACGTCAAAAGCCGTCCTGACTGGCACCAAAGATGCCGTATCCACTGGGGTGACAGGGGCCATGGACATGGCCAAGGGCACTGTTCAGACTGGTCTGGACACCACCAAGACTGTCCTGACAGGCACCAAAGACACCGTGTGTACCGGGATGATCGGTGCCATGAACGTGGCCAAAGGAGCTGTCCAGACTGGCATGGACACATCAAAGGCCGTCCTGACTGGCACCAAAGATGCCGTATCCACTGGGGTGACAGGGGCCATGAACATGGCCAAGGGCACTGTTCAGACTGGTCTGGACACCACCAAGACTGTCCTGACAGGCACCAAAGACACCGTGTGTACCGGGATGACTGGTGCCATGAACATGGCCAAAGGAGCTGTCCAGACTGGCATGGACACATCAAAGGCTGTCCTGTCAGGCACCAAAGACACCTTATCTACTGGGCTCACCGGGGCACTGGGTGCAGCCAAGGGCACGGTCCAGACTGGTCTGGACACCACCAAGACTGTCCTGACAGGCACCAAAGACACCGTGTGTACTGGGATGACCGGTGCCATGAATGTGGCCAAAGGAGCTGTCCAGACTGGCATGGACACATCAAAGGCCGTCCTGTCAGGCACCAAAGACACCTTATCTACTGGGCTCACCGGGGCACTGGGTGTGGCGAAGGGCACGGTCCAGACTGGTCTGGACACCACCAAGACTGTCCTGACAGGCACCAAAGACACCGTGTGTACTGGGATGACCGGTGCCATGAACGTGGCCAAAGGAGCTGTCCAGACTGGCATGGACACATCAAAGGCTGTCCTGTCAGGCACCAAAGATGCCGTATCCACTGGGGTGACAGGGGCCATGAACATGGCCAAGGGCGCTGTCCAGACTGGTCTAGACACCACCAAGACAGTCCTGACAGGCACCAAAGACACCGTGTGTACTGGGATGACCGGTGCCATGAACGTGGCCAAAGGAGCTGTCCAGGGAGGTCTGGACACATCAAAGGCCGTCCTGACTGGCACTAAAGATGCCGTGTCCACTGGGGTGACAGGAGCCATGAACATGGCCAAGGGCACTGTTCAGACTGGTCTGGACACCACCAAGACAGTCCTGACAGGCACCAAAGACACCGTGTGTACTGGGATGACCGGTGCCATGAACGTGGCCAAAGGAGCTGTCCAGACTGGCATGGACACATCAAAGGCCGTCCTGACTGGCACCAAAGACACCTTATCTACTGGGCTCACCGGGGCACTGGGTGTGGCCAAGGGCACTGTTCAGACTGGTCTGGACACCACCAAGACAGTCCTGACAGGCACCAAAGACACCGTGTGTACTGGGATGACCGGTGCCATGAACGTGGCCAAAGGAGCTGTCCAGACTGGCATGGACACATCAAAGGCCGTCCTGACTGGCACCAAAGATGCCGTGTCCACTGGGATGACCGGTGCCATGAACGTGGCCAAAGGAGCTGTCCAGACTGGCATGGACACATCAAAGGCCGTCCTGACTGGCACTAAAGATGCCGTGTCCACTGGGGTGACAGGAGCCATGAACATGGCCAAGGGCACTGTTCAGACTGGTCTGGACACCACCAAGACTGTCCTGACAGGCACCAAAGACACCGTGTGTACTGGGATGACCGGTGCCATGAACGTGGCCAAAGGAGCTGTCCAGACTGGCATGGACACATCAAAGGCTGTCCTGTCAGGCACCAAAGATGCCGTGTCCACTGGGGTGACAGGGGCCATGAACATGGCCAAGGGCACTGTCCAGACTGGTCTAGACACCACCAAGACTGTCCTGACAGGCACCAAAGACACCGTGTGTACTGGGATGACTGGTGCCATGAATGTGGCCAAAGGAGCTGTCCAGGGAGGTCTGGACACTTCAAAGAGTATCGTGACTGGCACCAAAGATGCAGTGTCCACTGGGGTGACAGGGGCCATGGACATGGCCAAGGGAACCTTTCAGACTGGTCTGGACACCACCAAGACTGTCCTGACAGGCACCAAAGACACCGTGTGTACTGGCATGACCAGTGCCATGAACGTGGCCAAAGGAGCTGTCCAGACTGGCATGGACACATCAAAGGCCGTCCTGTCAGGCACCAAAGACACCTTATCTACTGGGCTCACCGGGGCACTGGGTGTGGCCAAGGGCACGGTCCAGACTGGTCTGGACACCACCAGGACTGTCCTGACAGGCACCAAAGACACCGTGTGTACTGGGATGACCGGTGCCATGAATGTGGCTAAAGGGGCTGTCCAGACTGGCTTGGACACGTCAAAAGCAGTCCTAACTGGTACAAAAGATACAGTGTCCACTGGGGTGACAGGGGCCATGAAAATGGCCAAGGGCACGGTCCAGACTGGTCTGGACACCACCAAGACTGTCCTGACAGGCACTAAAGACACTGTATGTACTGGGATGACCGGTGCCATGAACGTGGCCAAAGGAGCTGTCCAGGGAGGTCTGGACACTTCAAAGACTATCCTAACTGGCACCAAAGATGCCGTATCCACTGGGGTGACAGGGGCCATGAACATGGCCAAGGGCACTGTCCAGACTGGTCTGGACACCACCAAGACTGTCCTGGCAGGCACCAAAGACACCATGTGTACTGGGATGACTGGTGCCATGAATGTGGCCAAAGGAGCTGTCCAGGGAGGTCTGGACACTTCGAAGACTATCCTAACTGGCACCAAAGACACCCTATCTACTGGGCTCACTGGGGCATTGGGTGTAGCCAAGGGCACGGTCCAGACTGGTCTGGACACCACCAAGACAGTCCTGACAGGCACCAAAGAAACAGTTTCCACTGGACTCTCAGGAGCAGGGAGTGTGGCCAAAGGGGCAGTGCAGACCATCCAGAGTTGGTTACCAGGTACCCAGGACACCGTCTGGAGTGGACTCACCAGTTACAGTGGCCCAGACAaaggagggaaacaaaccatCCTGAGACCCCTGGAGGCTCTATCCTCTGGAGTAGCCAGTGCCCCAGACACCCTGTGTGCAGGCCTGGACCTTGCCAGGGAAGCCACCGCTGTGGCAACATTCACTCAAGGGGCCTCGCCGGGCAGGGAGGATGCAGGGCCTGCAGCCACCACATGTGTCCCCGAAGGAGCCATGAGCTTTGCAATGCTCGGGGCTGAGCTGGGGGAACTGGGGGATATTTTCTACCCCATGGATGCCAAGGAGCAAG CTCAGCTTGCTGCCTCcgaacctgggccaaaggtactCACGGCCGACCAGGGCAGCTACTTTGTGCGTCTGGGTGACCTGGCCCCTGGCTTCCGCCAGCGGGCTTTtgagcatgccctgagccacctgcAGCACGGCCAGTTCCAGGCCAGGGGCGCGCTGGCCCAGCTGGAGGACTCCTTCCAGGTG ATTGAAAAGGCCAAGCAGGCTCCAGAAGACCAGTCATGGCTGGACCAGAGTCCGAGCAGCAGACTGGAAGAAGGCATTCCCCAAGAG gtgaggaatgAGAAGCTCAGAATGGGAGTgccacttgtccaaggtcacagagcaagacCTGCCCCCAACACTCACACCCTCTGA
- the PLIN4 gene encoding perilipin-4 isoform X1 yields MSAQDEGGRDPPKPKGKILGSFLGSLPGFSSARNLMASAHGSAKEARPAADPAGASAQPGNDAATALEQTASGEKLLPPSDKMISGAKDLVCSKMTKTKGAISSGMANMVDTAKGVVQGGLGMTRSALTGTKETVAGGVTSAVNVAKDTVQTGLDTTKTVLTGTKDTVCTGMTGAMNVAKGAVQTGMDTSKAVLTGTKDTVCTGMTGAMNVAKGAVQGGLDTSKAVLTGTKDAVSTGVTGAMNMAKGTVQTGLDTTKTVLTGTKDTVCTGMTGAMNVAKGAVQGGLDTSKSILTGTKDAVSTGMTGAMNMAKGTVQTGLDTTKTVLTGTKDTVCTGMTGAMNVAKGAVQTGLDTSKAVLTGTKDAVSTGVTGAMNMAKGTVQTGLDTTKTVLTGTKDTVGTGMTGAMNVAKGAVQTGLDTSKAVLTGTKDAVSTGVTGAMDMAKGTVQTGLDTTKTVLTGTKDTVCTGMIGAMNVAKGAVQTGMDTSKAVLTGTKDAVSTGVTGAMNMAKGTVQTGLDTTKTVLTGTKDTVCTGMTGAMNMAKGAVQTGMDTSKAVLSGTKDTLSTGLTGALGAAKGTVQTGLDTTKTVLTGTKDTVCTGMTGAMNVAKGAVQTGMDTSKAVLSGTKDTLSTGLTGALGVAKGTVQTGLDTTKTVLTGTKDTVCTGMTGAMNVAKGAVQTGMDTSKAVLSGTKDAVSTGVTGAMNMAKGAVQTGLDTTKTVLTGTKDTVCTGMTGAMNVAKGAVQGGLDTSKAVLTGTKDAVSTGVTGAMNMAKGTVQTGLDTTKTVLTGTKDTVCTGMTGAMNVAKGAVQTGMDTSKAVLTGTKDTLSTGLTGALGVAKGTVQTGLDTTKTVLTGTKDTVCTGMTGAMNVAKGAVQTGMDTSKAVLTGTKDAVSTGMTGAMNVAKGAVQTGMDTSKAVLTGTKDAVSTGVTGAMNMAKGTVQTGLDTTKTVLTGTKDTVCTGMTGAMNVAKGAVQTGMDTSKAVLSGTKDAVSTGVTGAMNMAKGTVQTGLDTTKTVLTGTKDTVCTGMTGAMNVAKGAVQGGLDTSKSIVTGTKDAVSTGVTGAMDMAKGTFQTGLDTTKTVLTGTKDTVCTGMTSAMNVAKGAVQTGMDTSKAVLSGTKDTLSTGLTGALGVAKGTVQTGLDTTRTVLTGTKDTVCTGMTGAMNVAKGAVQTGLDTSKAVLTGTKDTVSTGVTGAMKMAKGTVQTGLDTTKTVLTGTKDTVCTGMTGAMNVAKGAVQGGLDTSKTILTGTKDAVSTGVTGAMNMAKGTVQTGLDTTKTVLAGTKDTMCTGMTGAMNVAKGAVQGGLDTSKTILTGTKDTLSTGLTGALGVAKGTVQTGLDTTKTVLTGTKETVSTGLSGAGSVAKGAVQTIQSWLPGTQDTVWSGLTSYSGPDKGGKQTILRPLEALSSGVASAPDTLCAGLDLAREATAVATFTQGASPGREDAGPAATTCVPEGAMSFAMLGAELGELGDIFYPMDAKEQAQLAASEPGPKVLTADQGSYFVRLGDLAPGFRQRAFEHALSHLQHGQFQARGALAQLEDSFQVIEKAKQAPEDQSWLDQSPSSRLEEGIPQEVPDSGALSRACSLIQQLHVAYSSLASGLQGLPSELQQQVGRARHSLCELYSLVSSASSVEELPAERLAQSRGAVCQAWRELEQLLESVQHGPPLCWLVGPFALHPTGQQL; encoded by the exons CAGCCACCGCCTTGGAGCAGACGGCCAGCGGGGAGAAGCTGCTGCCACCTTCGGACAAG ATGATCTCTGGGGCAAAGGACCTTGTGTGCTCCAAGATGACCAAGACCAAGGGTGCCATCTCCTCCGGGATGGCCAACATGGTAGACACAGCTAAAGGTGTGGTGCAGGGAGGCCTAGGCATGACCCGGTCTGCACTCACGGGCACCAAGGAGACTGTAGCCGGTGGAGTCACCAGTGCAGTGAATGTGGCCAAGGACACTGTCCAGACTGGTCTGGACACCACCAAGACAGTCCTGACAGGCACCAAAGACACCGTGTGCACTGGGATGACTGGTGCCATGAACGTGGCCAAAGGAGCTGTCCAGACTGGAATGGACACATCAAAGGCTGTCCTGACAGGCACTAAAGACACTGTGTGTACTGGGATGACCGGTGCCATGAATGTGGCCAAAGGAGCTGTCCAAGGAGGTCTGGACACTTCAAAGGCCGTCCTGACTGGCACTAAAGATGCTGTGTCCACTGGGGTGACAGGGGCCATGAACATGGCCAAGGGCACTGTCCAGACTGGTCTGGACACCACCAAGACTGTCCTGACAGGCACCAAAGACACCGTGTGTACCGGGATGACTGGTGCCATGAACGTGGCCAAAGGAGCTGTCCAGGGAGGTCTGGACACTTCAAAGAGTATCCTAACTGGCACCAAAGATGCCGTGTCCACTGGCATGACAGGGGCAATGAACATGGCCAAGGGCACTGTCCAGACTGGTCTGGACACCACCAAGACTGTCCTGACTGGCACCAAAGACACCGTGTGTACCGGGATGACCGGTGCCATGAACGTGGCCAAAGGAGCTGTCCAGACTGGCTTGGACACGTCAAAAGCCGTCCTGACTGGCACCAAAGATGCCGTGTCCACTGGGGTGACAGGGGCCATGAACATGGCCAAGGGCACGGTCCAGACTGGTCTGGACACCACCAAGACTGTCCTGACAGGCACCAAAGACACCGTGGGTACTGGCATGACTGGTGCCATGAACGTGGCCAAAGGAGCTGTCCAGACTGGCTTGGACACGTCAAAAGCCGTCCTGACTGGCACCAAAGATGCCGTATCCACTGGGGTGACAGGGGCCATGGACATGGCCAAGGGCACTGTTCAGACTGGTCTGGACACCACCAAGACTGTCCTGACAGGCACCAAAGACACCGTGTGTACCGGGATGATCGGTGCCATGAACGTGGCCAAAGGAGCTGTCCAGACTGGCATGGACACATCAAAGGCCGTCCTGACTGGCACCAAAGATGCCGTATCCACTGGGGTGACAGGGGCCATGAACATGGCCAAGGGCACTGTTCAGACTGGTCTGGACACCACCAAGACTGTCCTGACAGGCACCAAAGACACCGTGTGTACCGGGATGACTGGTGCCATGAACATGGCCAAAGGAGCTGTCCAGACTGGCATGGACACATCAAAGGCTGTCCTGTCAGGCACCAAAGACACCTTATCTACTGGGCTCACCGGGGCACTGGGTGCAGCCAAGGGCACGGTCCAGACTGGTCTGGACACCACCAAGACTGTCCTGACAGGCACCAAAGACACCGTGTGTACTGGGATGACCGGTGCCATGAATGTGGCCAAAGGAGCTGTCCAGACTGGCATGGACACATCAAAGGCCGTCCTGTCAGGCACCAAAGACACCTTATCTACTGGGCTCACCGGGGCACTGGGTGTGGCGAAGGGCACGGTCCAGACTGGTCTGGACACCACCAAGACTGTCCTGACAGGCACCAAAGACACCGTGTGTACTGGGATGACCGGTGCCATGAACGTGGCCAAAGGAGCTGTCCAGACTGGCATGGACACATCAAAGGCTGTCCTGTCAGGCACCAAAGATGCCGTATCCACTGGGGTGACAGGGGCCATGAACATGGCCAAGGGCGCTGTCCAGACTGGTCTAGACACCACCAAGACAGTCCTGACAGGCACCAAAGACACCGTGTGTACTGGGATGACCGGTGCCATGAACGTGGCCAAAGGAGCTGTCCAGGGAGGTCTGGACACATCAAAGGCCGTCCTGACTGGCACTAAAGATGCCGTGTCCACTGGGGTGACAGGAGCCATGAACATGGCCAAGGGCACTGTTCAGACTGGTCTGGACACCACCAAGACAGTCCTGACAGGCACCAAAGACACCGTGTGTACTGGGATGACCGGTGCCATGAACGTGGCCAAAGGAGCTGTCCAGACTGGCATGGACACATCAAAGGCCGTCCTGACTGGCACCAAAGACACCTTATCTACTGGGCTCACCGGGGCACTGGGTGTGGCCAAGGGCACTGTTCAGACTGGTCTGGACACCACCAAGACAGTCCTGACAGGCACCAAAGACACCGTGTGTACTGGGATGACCGGTGCCATGAACGTGGCCAAAGGAGCTGTCCAGACTGGCATGGACACATCAAAGGCCGTCCTGACTGGCACCAAAGATGCCGTGTCCACTGGGATGACCGGTGCCATGAACGTGGCCAAAGGAGCTGTCCAGACTGGCATGGACACATCAAAGGCCGTCCTGACTGGCACTAAAGATGCCGTGTCCACTGGGGTGACAGGAGCCATGAACATGGCCAAGGGCACTGTTCAGACTGGTCTGGACACCACCAAGACTGTCCTGACAGGCACCAAAGACACCGTGTGTACTGGGATGACCGGTGCCATGAACGTGGCCAAAGGAGCTGTCCAGACTGGCATGGACACATCAAAGGCTGTCCTGTCAGGCACCAAAGATGCCGTGTCCACTGGGGTGACAGGGGCCATGAACATGGCCAAGGGCACTGTCCAGACTGGTCTAGACACCACCAAGACTGTCCTGACAGGCACCAAAGACACCGTGTGTACTGGGATGACTGGTGCCATGAATGTGGCCAAAGGAGCTGTCCAGGGAGGTCTGGACACTTCAAAGAGTATCGTGACTGGCACCAAAGATGCAGTGTCCACTGGGGTGACAGGGGCCATGGACATGGCCAAGGGAACCTTTCAGACTGGTCTGGACACCACCAAGACTGTCCTGACAGGCACCAAAGACACCGTGTGTACTGGCATGACCAGTGCCATGAACGTGGCCAAAGGAGCTGTCCAGACTGGCATGGACACATCAAAGGCCGTCCTGTCAGGCACCAAAGACACCTTATCTACTGGGCTCACCGGGGCACTGGGTGTGGCCAAGGGCACGGTCCAGACTGGTCTGGACACCACCAGGACTGTCCTGACAGGCACCAAAGACACCGTGTGTACTGGGATGACCGGTGCCATGAATGTGGCTAAAGGGGCTGTCCAGACTGGCTTGGACACGTCAAAAGCAGTCCTAACTGGTACAAAAGATACAGTGTCCACTGGGGTGACAGGGGCCATGAAAATGGCCAAGGGCACGGTCCAGACTGGTCTGGACACCACCAAGACTGTCCTGACAGGCACTAAAGACACTGTATGTACTGGGATGACCGGTGCCATGAACGTGGCCAAAGGAGCTGTCCAGGGAGGTCTGGACACTTCAAAGACTATCCTAACTGGCACCAAAGATGCCGTATCCACTGGGGTGACAGGGGCCATGAACATGGCCAAGGGCACTGTCCAGACTGGTCTGGACACCACCAAGACTGTCCTGGCAGGCACCAAAGACACCATGTGTACTGGGATGACTGGTGCCATGAATGTGGCCAAAGGAGCTGTCCAGGGAGGTCTGGACACTTCGAAGACTATCCTAACTGGCACCAAAGACACCCTATCTACTGGGCTCACTGGGGCATTGGGTGTAGCCAAGGGCACGGTCCAGACTGGTCTGGACACCACCAAGACAGTCCTGACAGGCACCAAAGAAACAGTTTCCACTGGACTCTCAGGAGCAGGGAGTGTGGCCAAAGGGGCAGTGCAGACCATCCAGAGTTGGTTACCAGGTACCCAGGACACCGTCTGGAGTGGACTCACCAGTTACAGTGGCCCAGACAaaggagggaaacaaaccatCCTGAGACCCCTGGAGGCTCTATCCTCTGGAGTAGCCAGTGCCCCAGACACCCTGTGTGCAGGCCTGGACCTTGCCAGGGAAGCCACCGCTGTGGCAACATTCACTCAAGGGGCCTCGCCGGGCAGGGAGGATGCAGGGCCTGCAGCCACCACATGTGTCCCCGAAGGAGCCATGAGCTTTGCAATGCTCGGGGCTGAGCTGGGGGAACTGGGGGATATTTTCTACCCCATGGATGCCAAGGAGCAAG CTCAGCTTGCTGCCTCcgaacctgggccaaaggtactCACGGCCGACCAGGGCAGCTACTTTGTGCGTCTGGGTGACCTGGCCCCTGGCTTCCGCCAGCGGGCTTTtgagcatgccctgagccacctgcAGCACGGCCAGTTCCAGGCCAGGGGCGCGCTGGCCCAGCTGGAGGACTCCTTCCAGGTG ATTGAAAAGGCCAAGCAGGCTCCAGAAGACCAGTCATGGCTGGACCAGAGTCCGAGCAGCAGACTGGAAGAAGGCATTCCCCAAGAG GTGCCGGACTCCGGGGCTCTGTCCAGGGCCTGCAGCCTCATCCAGCAGCTCCACGTGGCCTACAGCTCCCTGGCCTCCGGCCTCCAAGGCCTCCCCTCTGAGCTCCAGCAGCAGGTCGGGCGGGCGCGCCACAGCCTCTGTGAGCTCTACAGCCTCGTCTCCTCGGCCAGCTCCGTGGAAGAGCTGCCGGCAGAGCGCCTGGCCCAGAGCCGCggggctgtgtgccaggcatggcGGGAGCTGGAGCAGCTGCTGGAGAGTGTGCAGCACGGCCCACCGCTCTGTTGGCTGGTGGGGCCCTTTGCCCTGCACCCCACTGGGCAGCAGCTGTAG